GCAGCTGCCGAGTTCGGCCACAACACTGTCCTGGCCAGGCTGATTGCTGTGACAGACCGGGTGTGTGACCATGGAGAGGGTGAGTTGAGTCCGCTGTACTCTGCTGTGAAGAACAATCACAGCCACTGTGTAGATCTGCTRCTGAGGGCCGGCTTCAGCCCAGACGCCCAGGACTGTAGCTCCCTCTTCAGCTCAGACACCACATCGCCGCTCGCCTACACCCTCGCCTTGAAATGCACATCCTCCCAGCCCTTTAGCGATTCGGCTCGCTTGCTGGTAGCCGCAGGGGCCACTTTGACCGGGCGGGAATGGCTCTACATTCTGGCCATGTGCAAATCCGATGTGCTGCAGTATGTCTTACAACAAAGGAGCATCCCCAGACCAGAGCAGCTAAGCAGGACCATCTCGCTCTGCTCTAGGCCagagcagcagagcagcagcCCACTCAGTCCAGAAGAGTTGCGTGGGCTGGTGTGTGAGGCGCTCGACATGGTATGCCATGCCTCCTATTGGTTGCCCACGTTACTTCAGGCAGGCCTGGAGCCCTCCCTACTGTTGCAGCAACCTTACACGCTGAGGAAGGCAGACAGTGAGGTTTTGAATTACTTCCTGCAGTTTGTCAATTGGTCgactctctctcacccactaAAGGATATACTGCTACCCCGAAAGGAGAGCACCTGGAGGCCACATCACGGTAAGACACACgtacaaatattacattttttgcatTTAGCTGAAGAACGTCTTATCCAGACAGACTTAAAATAAGGACATTCAACCACTGGATAATATGCACACAACTAATAGcgacacatgcgcacacacacggaAAACTGTCAACAGATGAAtaataatggtgtgtgtgtgtgtgtgtgtgtgtgtgtgtatagagtgtgtgccatctctctctcacctctgcaGGCTGCGGGTCAGGGAAGAGTTGGGTTCAGTGGCTCTGATGCAGACAGATGTGGTCCGACAGCTTCCTCTTCCCCCCCCACTGCAGATATACCTCCAGTTCAGAGACATCCCACCACCCTCACACGCAACACCAGTCCCACAGAGAGGGTTTCCACAGCGTCTATAACAATGACATACAGGGCTTCATATAACCTGCCACTGAAGAGATGTCCTCAATTAAaaaatagccacacacacacccagtt
The Salvelinus sp. IW2-2015 unplaced genomic scaffold, ASM291031v2 Un_scaffold1273, whole genome shotgun sequence DNA segment above includes these coding regions:
- the asb3 gene encoding LOW QUALITY PROTEIN: ankyrin repeat and SOCS box protein 3 (The sequence of the model RefSeq protein was modified relative to this genomic sequence to represent the inferred CDS: inserted 4 bases in 3 codons; deleted 4 bases in 3 codons) encodes the protein MDFTECYSDTVSSLAVAARERNVRRVSLLIQRGCXVDSRDNRGLNALHEACSPGTVVCVRETLKAAAGASRGAXAYMGSLTHEGESALYLAAQRRHLAVVKLLLRAHADINQPTNDLSCPLYAAVDCGHTDIVELLVRKGAEVNGTHTASCWTCLHQAAYKGHSDIVXILVGVCRLEVFDDQMITPVFVAAQYGQKQCLQILADAGANVNAQASDLATPLLIASQEGHEGCVEILLDHNANPNLSCSDNWPQLPIHAAAEFGHNTVLARLIAVTDRVCDHGEGELSPLYSAVKNNHSHCVDLLLRAGFSPDAQDCSSLFSSDTTSPLAYTLALKCTSSQPFSDSARLLVAAGATLTGREWLYILAMCKSDVLQYVLQQRSIPRPEQLSRTISLCSRPEQQSSSPLSPEELRGLVCEALDMVCHASYWLPTLLQAGLEPSLLLQQPYTLRKADSEVLNYFLQFVNWSTLSHPLKDILLPRKESTWRPHHECVPSLSHLCRLRVREELGSVALMQTDVVRQLPLPPPLQIYLQFRDIPPPSHATPVPQRGFPQRL